From Ovis aries strain OAR_USU_Benz2616 breed Rambouillet chromosome 21, ARS-UI_Ramb_v3.0, whole genome shotgun sequence, a single genomic window includes:
- the C21H11orf86 gene encoding uncharacterized protein C11orf86 homolog isoform X1 has product MGTGLRSQSLRGPRPSYGKLQESWGRPTEGRLRRALSLRQGRKRSRSSDGGPERLDTPGQERLPGSLGDTEQLIQAEQEGSQRWLRQYQQKIRRRWESFVTSFPNVTLSRSASPQPPLGTTS; this is encoded by the exons atgggGACAGGGCTACGCAGTCAGTCCTTGCGAGGACCACGGCCCTCTTatggcaagctccaggagtcctGGGGGAGGCCCACGGAAGGCCGACTGCGCCGGGCGCTGAGCCTCAGGCAGGGCCGTAAGAGGTCCCGGTCCTCAGATGGAGGCCCAGAACGGCTGGATACCCCCGGTCAGGAGCGGCTGCCCGGGAGCCTGGGGGACACGGAGCAGCTGATCCAAGCGGAGCAAGAAGGCAGCCAGAGGTGGCTGCGGCAGTATCAGCAG aAGATCAGGAGAAGGTGGGAGAGCTTTGTCACCAGCTTCCCCAACGTGACCCTGAGCCGGTCAGCCTCCCCACAGCCCCCGCTGGGCACCACCAGCTAA
- the C21H11orf86 gene encoding uncharacterized protein C11orf86 homolog isoform X2 produces MGTGLRSQSLRGPRPSYGKLQESWGRPTEGRLRRALSLRQGRKRSRSSDGGPERLDTPGQERLPGSLGDTEQLIQAEQEGSQRWLRQYQQIRRRWESFVTSFPNVTLSRSASPQPPLGTTS; encoded by the exons atgggGACAGGGCTACGCAGTCAGTCCTTGCGAGGACCACGGCCCTCTTatggcaagctccaggagtcctGGGGGAGGCCCACGGAAGGCCGACTGCGCCGGGCGCTGAGCCTCAGGCAGGGCCGTAAGAGGTCCCGGTCCTCAGATGGAGGCCCAGAACGGCTGGATACCCCCGGTCAGGAGCGGCTGCCCGGGAGCCTGGGGGACACGGAGCAGCTGATCCAAGCGGAGCAAGAAGGCAGCCAGAGGTGGCTGCGGCAGTATCAGCAG ATCAGGAGAAGGTGGGAGAGCTTTGTCACCAGCTTCCCCAACGTGACCCTGAGCCGGTCAGCCTCCCCACAGCCCCCGCTGGGCACCACCAGCTAA